In Pedobacter sp. W3I1, one DNA window encodes the following:
- a CDS encoding TonB-dependent receptor has protein sequence MKSNFTLLFTLLSFTGLAQTLKPDSVKKLGEITVKGYYNHQTLLRSVSAVNLIDSNLIKNQPSSSLVSTLNTVPGVRMEERSPGSYRLSLRGSLLRSPFGIRNIKIYIDDFPLTDAGGNTYLNALDVSAVGMMEIYKGPEASIFGANTGGAILINPPTINHNEINISATGGSYGLFHQTASIIQQYKKYSFSFSEGYQRSDGYRQNSAMDRKYFQTLQQWNYSNAGILKAFAFYSDLNYETPGGLTAAQLDQDPKLARPATPTLPGAISQQAAIYNKTIFGGISNSYQISQHLKHVIALFTSYTDFKNPFITNYEQRYESTLGLRTFLEYAQAKEDIKFNAQIGLESSATKSQIKNFNNNGGQATAMQASDRLKAEQDFAYVRLNFDINNKFLIELASSLNFFSYNYESYFPVIITTKERKFNTQFMPKAALSYLISNDFSIRASVSKGYSTPTIAEVRSSDNNINNNLQAELGWNYELGLRYKTANNRFYANGNIFHYQLKNAIVRRLNQNDAEYFINAGGTKQDGIELETALWIIKNNTSWLTGLQLRSNYTWSQFKFEDFVSGNNNYAGNQLTGVPKNIWVNSIEFNFRKELYLFAQHNYTSAIPLNDANTTFSKRYHLLEVKAGIKNLKLSRTRLDLFAGLNNLLNADYSLGNDLNAANGRYFNPAPGINFYMGLSVKL, from the coding sequence CTTACTTTTTACCCTACTTTCTTTTACTGGCTTAGCGCAGACCCTTAAACCCGATTCCGTAAAAAAACTCGGAGAAATTACCGTAAAAGGTTACTATAATCACCAAACCTTACTAAGATCGGTATCGGCTGTAAACCTGATAGATAGTAACTTAATAAAAAATCAACCCAGCAGTTCATTAGTGAGTACTTTAAACACGGTACCTGGCGTAAGAATGGAAGAGCGTTCGCCAGGCAGCTATCGCTTATCGCTTCGTGGCAGTTTACTCCGGTCTCCTTTTGGCATTCGAAATATTAAAATTTATATCGATGATTTCCCTCTCACTGATGCTGGTGGAAATACCTACCTAAATGCCTTAGATGTTTCTGCGGTAGGTATGATGGAAATTTATAAGGGGCCTGAAGCCAGTATTTTTGGTGCAAACACAGGTGGTGCTATTTTAATCAACCCTCCTACCATAAACCACAACGAAATTAATATTTCAGCTACTGGCGGCTCCTATGGTCTCTTCCATCAAACGGCATCAATCATACAGCAATATAAAAAGTACAGTTTCAGTTTTAGCGAAGGGTATCAGAGAAGTGATGGGTATCGACAAAACAGTGCAATGGACAGAAAATATTTTCAAACTTTGCAGCAATGGAATTATAGCAATGCCGGGATTTTAAAGGCTTTTGCTTTTTATAGCGATTTAAATTACGAAACACCAGGTGGATTAACGGCTGCGCAATTGGATCAAGATCCTAAACTGGCCCGCCCGGCAACACCAACATTACCTGGGGCCATTTCGCAGCAAGCTGCCATTTACAATAAAACTATTTTCGGGGGAATATCTAATTCCTATCAGATCAGCCAGCATTTAAAACATGTTATTGCTTTATTCACCTCTTATACCGATTTCAAGAATCCCTTTATTACCAATTACGAACAGCGCTACGAAAGTACGCTTGGATTAAGAACATTTTTAGAATACGCTCAGGCAAAAGAAGACATTAAATTTAATGCTCAAATTGGATTAGAAAGTTCTGCCACCAAAAGTCAGATTAAAAACTTTAATAACAATGGTGGGCAGGCTACCGCAATGCAGGCTTCAGACCGCTTAAAAGCGGAGCAGGATTTTGCTTATGTTAGATTAAACTTTGATATCAACAATAAATTTCTGATCGAACTTGCATCGAGTTTAAACTTCTTTAGCTACAACTATGAAAGCTACTTCCCTGTAATCATTACTACAAAAGAGCGTAAATTTAACACCCAATTTATGCCCAAGGCTGCGCTATCTTACTTAATTTCAAACGATTTCTCAATTAGGGCCTCGGTAAGTAAAGGTTATTCAACGCCTACCATTGCAGAAGTAAGGTCATCTGATAACAATATCAATAATAACCTGCAGGCAGAATTGGGTTGGAATTATGAACTGGGGCTAAGGTATAAAACAGCTAATAACCGCTTTTACGCCAACGGAAATATATTCCATTATCAGTTAAAAAATGCTATTGTAAGAAGGCTAAATCAAAATGATGCTGAATATTTTATAAATGCTGGCGGCACAAAACAAGATGGCATAGAATTGGAAACAGCCTTATGGATTATCAAAAACAACACTTCATGGCTAACAGGATTGCAACTTAGAAGCAATTACACCTGGAGCCAGTTTAAATTCGAAGACTTTGTAAGCGGCAATAACAATTATGCGGGTAACCAACTTACCGGTGTTCCAAAAAATATATGGGTTAATAGTATCGAATTTAACTTCAGGAAAGAACTTTACCTCTTTGCGCAACACAACTACACCTCTGCCATTCCGCTAAATGATGCCAATACTACTTTTTCCAAAAGGTACCATCTGCTTGAA